One window from the genome of Aeromonas sp. FDAARGOS 1405 encodes:
- a CDS encoding DUF2867 domain-containing protein, translating to MRNCLVMGAAGYIGSYLVPHLQTLGYKVIAGARRPCRLPEGVEFRLADSLKPTTLLPALAGIDTVFYLVHAMGAGADFHRLEQQGVKNFAAAARAAGVRRIIYLGAIQPEQCNSRHLNSRRHCGELFRDSGVPTVELRAGIIIGPGSAAFEVMRDLVFNLPMMVTPKWVRSRTPPIALSNLLHYLGGLVEADEVDGRIFNAVGPELLSYQQQLQKFAAHIGKRCPIIPIPFLSPRLSAWWLQFVTSVPQPVAKALVGGLKHDIPADDGPLRALLPQTLLSFDEALAESLALEQKLGAEQQGQETPLGLRWRHPEYGFYDRTASGEAICLASPEVVWQVLQQLGGEQRYFYMNQLWVVREWMDHLIGGPARTRGRTNPDRFVKGDMLDSWQILGVDEGRRLDLLFNMKAPGVGRLEFNILPEESGLTRIRVTAHWHPQGAWGLAYWLAMLPFHLFIFQGMTEAIARQAEARAGIPVMD from the coding sequence ATGCGTAATTGTCTGGTGATGGGAGCGGCAGGCTATATCGGTTCCTATCTGGTGCCTCACCTGCAAACCCTCGGCTACAAGGTGATTGCCGGGGCGCGCCGTCCCTGCCGCTTGCCTGAGGGGGTGGAGTTTCGCCTCGCCGATAGCCTCAAGCCCACCACCTTGCTGCCTGCGCTGGCGGGCATAGATACCGTCTTCTATCTGGTGCATGCCATGGGGGCGGGGGCCGATTTTCACCGGCTGGAGCAGCAGGGGGTGAAGAACTTTGCGGCGGCGGCCCGCGCCGCCGGGGTGCGCCGCATCATCTATCTCGGGGCAATCCAGCCGGAGCAGTGCAACAGTCGCCATCTCAACTCCCGCCGCCATTGTGGCGAGTTGTTTCGTGACTCCGGCGTGCCGACGGTGGAACTGCGCGCCGGCATCATCATAGGGCCCGGTTCGGCGGCGTTCGAGGTGATGCGGGATCTGGTGTTTAACCTGCCGATGATGGTGACGCCCAAATGGGTGCGCTCGCGCACGCCGCCGATTGCGCTGTCCAACCTGCTTCACTATCTGGGCGGGCTGGTGGAAGCCGACGAGGTGGATGGCCGCATCTTCAATGCGGTCGGCCCCGAGCTGCTCAGCTATCAACAGCAGTTGCAGAAGTTCGCCGCCCATATCGGCAAGCGCTGTCCCATCATTCCCATTCCGTTTCTGAGTCCGCGCCTCTCCGCCTGGTGGCTGCAGTTTGTCACTTCTGTGCCGCAGCCGGTGGCCAAGGCGCTGGTGGGGGGTCTCAAGCACGATATTCCAGCCGATGACGGCCCGCTGCGCGCCTTGCTTCCCCAGACCCTGCTCAGCTTCGACGAGGCGCTGGCGGAGAGTCTGGCGCTGGAGCAGAAGCTGGGTGCCGAACAGCAGGGGCAGGAGACGCCGCTCGGCCTGCGCTGGCGCCATCCCGAATATGGTTTCTATGACCGTACCGCCAGCGGCGAGGCCATCTGCCTCGCCTCCCCCGAGGTGGTGTGGCAGGTGTTGCAGCAGTTGGGGGGTGAGCAGCGCTACTTCTACATGAACCAGCTGTGGGTGGTGCGCGAATGGATGGATCATCTGATCGGCGGCCCGGCCCGCACCCGTGGCCGCACCAATCCGGATCGTTTCGTGAAGGGGGATATGCTCGACTCCTGGCAGATCCTCGGGGTGGATGAGGGGCGCAGGCTCGATCTGTTGTTCAACATGAAGGCCCCGGGCGTCGGGCGGCTGGAGTTCAATATCCTGCCGGAGGAGTCGGGTCTGACCCGCATCCGGGTCACCGCTCACTGGCATCCGCAGGGCGCCTGGGGGCTGGCCTACTGGCTGGCCATGCTGCCGTTCCACCTCTTTATCTTTCAGGGGATGACCGAGGCCATTGCCCGTCAGGCCGAAGCGAGAGCGGGCATTCCGGTGATGGATTAA
- a CDS encoding malic enzyme-like NAD(P)-binding protein: MSDLRQEALDYHAQPVPGKIAIALTKPAETARDLALAYSPGVAEPVHEIAANPADAYRYTGKGNLVAVISNGTAILGLGNLGPLASKPVMEGKALLFKRFAGIDAIDIEVKHETSQQFIDTVAAIADTFGGINLEDIKAPECFEIEEALIARCDIPVFHDDQHGTAIVTAAGLLNALEVQGKQISDSRIVCMGAGAAATACMDLLIKCGARAHNIFMLDRQGVIHTGRSDLNKYKQRFANETPLRTLMDVIEGADVFVGVSGPDVLPAEAVALMAPNPVIFACSNPDPEIKPALAHGVRSDLIMGTGRSDYPNQINNVLCFPFIFRGALDARASRINDAMKIAAVEAIRALAKEPVPAEVLTAAGVNELAFGKDYVIPKPMDARLLPRVARAVALAAVASGVARIELPADYML; this comes from the coding sequence ATGTCCGATCTGCGTCAAGAAGCACTCGATTACCACGCCCAGCCCGTACCGGGCAAAATTGCCATCGCCCTGACCAAGCCTGCCGAAACCGCCCGTGATCTGGCGCTGGCCTACAGCCCGGGTGTTGCCGAGCCGGTGCACGAGATCGCCGCCAACCCGGCCGATGCCTACCGCTATACCGGCAAGGGCAATCTGGTGGCCGTCATCTCCAACGGCACCGCCATTCTGGGGCTGGGCAATCTGGGGCCGCTGGCCTCCAAGCCGGTGATGGAGGGCAAGGCCCTGCTGTTCAAGCGCTTCGCCGGCATCGACGCCATCGACATCGAGGTGAAGCACGAGACCAGCCAGCAGTTTATCGACACGGTGGCGGCTATCGCCGATACCTTCGGTGGCATCAATCTGGAAGATATCAAGGCGCCGGAGTGTTTCGAGATTGAAGAGGCGCTGATCGCGCGCTGCGATATTCCGGTGTTTCACGATGATCAGCATGGTACCGCCATCGTCACCGCCGCCGGTCTGCTCAACGCGCTGGAAGTGCAGGGCAAGCAGATCAGTGACAGCCGCATCGTCTGCATGGGGGCGGGGGCTGCCGCCACCGCCTGCATGGATCTGCTGATCAAGTGTGGCGCCAGAGCGCACAACATCTTCATGCTGGATCGTCAGGGGGTGATTCACACCGGCCGCAGCGATCTCAACAAGTACAAGCAGCGTTTCGCCAACGAGACCCCGTTGCGTACCCTGATGGATGTCATCGAAGGGGCTGATGTGTTTGTCGGTGTTTCCGGCCCCGATGTGCTGCCCGCTGAAGCGGTCGCCCTGATGGCGCCCAATCCGGTGATCTTCGCCTGCTCCAACCCGGATCCGGAGATCAAGCCTGCGCTGGCCCACGGGGTGCGTAGCGACCTTATCATGGGCACCGGCCGCTCCGACTACCCGAACCAGATCAACAACGTGCTCTGCTTCCCCTTCATCTTCCGCGGTGCCCTCGACGCCCGTGCAAGCCGCATCAACGATGCCATGAAGATTGCCGCGGTCGAGGCGATCCGCGCGCTGGCCAAGGAGCCGGTGCCGGCCGAGGTGCTGACCGCCGCCGGGGTCAACGAGCTCGCCTTCGGCAAGGATTACGTCATTCCCAAGCCGATGGATGCCCGTCTGCTGCCGCGGGTTGCCCGCGCCGTGGCGCTGGCGGCGGTGGCCTCCGGCGTCGCCCGCATCGAGCTGCCCGCGGACTACATGCTGTAA
- a CDS encoding aromatic amino acid transporter, with product MKKKPSILGGACIIASVCVGAGMLGLPSSGAGAWTLWSVLALTVTMVMMTLSGWMLLESFQHHDMRVSFNTVTRELLGEKLNLLNNLSVYFVGGILLYAYITSSGAILQGILGIDSKLASVLFVALFSAVVWHSTRAVDRISVVLIAFMILSFALGVAGLLGSIKLPTLLDLAGSESRYAPYAMAMLPVALTSFGYHHSVASLRAYYQNEQQARWAILGGTLIALALYVLWLLGIFGNLPRQDFAPVIAKGGDVSVLLSALSGVIESEKVASAINGFSMAAILSSFIGVGLGVFDYLADLFKFDNSRAGRCKTWAVTFLPPLVLSLLFPFGFLLAIGYAGAAATIWTCIIPALLVLRTRARAERGEVTPHFVTPGGKLMAWLLILFGLATALFHFLSMANLLPVYLGN from the coding sequence ATGAAGAAAAAACCGTCAATTTTGGGGGGCGCCTGCATCATTGCCAGCGTCTGCGTGGGGGCCGGCATGCTCGGTCTGCCAAGTTCGGGGGCGGGGGCCTGGACCCTCTGGTCGGTGCTGGCGCTGACCGTCACCATGGTGATGATGACCCTCTCCGGCTGGATGTTGCTGGAATCCTTCCAGCACCACGATATGCGGGTCTCCTTCAATACCGTGACTCGCGAGTTGCTGGGGGAGAAGCTCAATCTCCTCAACAACCTCTCGGTCTACTTTGTTGGCGGCATTCTGCTCTACGCCTATATCACCTCCTCCGGTGCCATCCTGCAGGGGATACTGGGGATCGACAGCAAGCTTGCATCCGTGCTGTTCGTGGCGCTCTTCTCTGCGGTGGTGTGGCACTCGACTCGCGCCGTTGACCGTATTTCGGTGGTGCTGATCGCCTTCATGATCCTCAGTTTCGCCCTCGGTGTGGCCGGGCTGCTCGGCAGTATCAAGCTGCCGACCCTGCTCGATCTGGCGGGCAGCGAGAGTCGCTACGCCCCTTATGCCATGGCGATGCTGCCGGTGGCGCTCACCTCGTTCGGCTATCACCACTCTGTTGCCTCCCTGCGTGCCTATTACCAGAACGAGCAGCAGGCCAGATGGGCCATTCTGGGGGGAACCCTGATCGCGCTGGCGCTCTACGTGCTCTGGCTGCTGGGGATCTTCGGCAACCTGCCCCGTCAGGATTTTGCCCCTGTGATTGCCAAAGGGGGAGACGTGAGTGTGCTGCTCTCCGCGCTTTCAGGGGTGATCGAATCGGAGAAGGTGGCCAGCGCCATCAACGGCTTCTCCATGGCGGCGATCCTCTCCTCCTTTATCGGGGTGGGGCTCGGGGTGTTCGACTATCTGGCTGATCTGTTCAAGTTCGATAACAGCCGCGCCGGTCGCTGCAAGACCTGGGCGGTCACCTTCCTGCCGCCGCTGGTGCTCTCCCTGCTCTTCCCGTTTGGCTTCCTGCTGGCCATCGGCTATGCCGGTGCTGCAGCCACCATCTGGACCTGCATCATCCCGGCACTGCTGGTGCTGCGCACCCGGGCGCGGGCCGAGCGGGGCGAAGTGACTCCCCACTTCGTTACCCCCGGCGGCAAGCTGATGGCCTGGTTGCTGATCCTGTTCGGGTTGGCGACCGCGCTGTTCCACTTTCTGTCTATGGCAAATCTGTTGCCGGTCTATCTGGGCAACTGA
- a CDS encoding virulence factor BrkB family protein, whose amino-acid sequence MQQPVSGRLAHALSFLRHDGRHFAQFVWGRFQQDRLTVTAGYLAYVTLLSLVPMIAVVFGMMSAFPVFQSLKQAMEQFVYHNFVPTAGDMLKEYIDGFVANATNTTAVGIGALVVVALMLISAIDKNLNYIWRSTQGRPLAQAFAMYWMILTLGPVLIGASIAISSYIFSLRLFGAESLFGIGYLLLRGLPFLFSVLTFLLVYTVVPNCKVRLIHAFIGALVAATLFELAKRGFAIYITNFPSYQAIYGALATIPILFVWVYLSWLVVLLGAETTACLGEYEKPASEELG is encoded by the coding sequence ATGCAGCAGCCTGTCAGCGGCCGTTTGGCCCACGCCCTCTCCTTCTTGCGCCATGATGGTCGCCACTTTGCCCAGTTTGTCTGGGGCCGTTTCCAGCAGGACAGATTGACGGTCACCGCCGGTTATCTGGCCTATGTCACCCTGCTTTCGCTGGTGCCGATGATCGCCGTGGTCTTTGGCATGATGTCCGCCTTCCCGGTGTTCCAGAGCCTCAAGCAGGCGATGGAGCAGTTCGTCTACCACAACTTTGTGCCGACTGCGGGAGACATGCTCAAGGAGTACATCGACGGCTTCGTCGCCAATGCCACCAACACCACGGCAGTGGGGATTGGGGCGCTGGTGGTGGTGGCGTTGATGCTGATCTCCGCCATCGACAAGAACCTCAACTACATCTGGCGTTCGACCCAGGGCCGCCCGCTGGCGCAGGCGTTTGCCATGTACTGGATGATCCTGACCCTGGGGCCCGTGCTTATCGGGGCCAGTATCGCCATCTCCTCCTACATCTTCTCGTTGCGGCTGTTTGGCGCCGAAAGCCTGTTCGGTATCGGTTATCTGCTGTTGCGCGGTTTGCCGTTCCTCTTCTCGGTGCTCACCTTCCTGCTGGTCTATACCGTGGTGCCGAACTGCAAGGTGCGGCTGATCCACGCCTTTATCGGTGCGCTGGTAGCGGCGACCCTGTTCGAGCTGGCCAAGCGCGGCTTTGCCATCTACATCACCAACTTCCCCTCCTATCAGGCCATCTACGGCGCGCTGGCCACCATCCCGATCCTGTTTGTTTGGGTCTATCTCAGCTGGCTGGTGGTGCTGTTGGGGGCTGAAACCACGGCCTGCCTCGGTGAATACGAGAAGCCAGCCAGTGAAGAGCTGGGCTAA
- a CDS encoding spermidine synthase, which produces MDFNLQAYQADHLLHLSVKPQRRLTVQENDQHRWLEIDGVVQSAMSLADPAALCLPHQRVIACLLPEQATRILELGLGGGDLTRHLSQRWPDARHECVDLDEEVLTIYQQFFQYQESDERAAPALHQADALAFLEQSEQQYDLILLDLFSQDGNPLLLFQERLYRALAPRLTGPLVINLLPRTELELTHALTLIEQWIGPATPYPVAGLINVIVHVTPRDETSSDL; this is translated from the coding sequence ATGGACTTCAATCTGCAAGCGTACCAAGCCGATCACTTGTTGCACCTCAGCGTCAAACCCCAGCGCCGCCTCACGGTACAGGAAAATGACCAGCACCGCTGGCTGGAGATAGACGGCGTGGTGCAATCCGCCATGTCGCTCGCCGACCCCGCCGCCCTCTGTCTGCCTCATCAGCGGGTCATCGCCTGCCTGCTGCCGGAGCAGGCCACCCGGATCCTAGAACTGGGTCTGGGTGGCGGCGATCTCACCCGCCATCTGAGTCAGCGCTGGCCCGATGCCCGCCACGAGTGCGTCGACCTCGACGAAGAGGTGCTGACCATTTATCAGCAGTTTTTCCAGTATCAGGAGAGCGATGAACGCGCCGCTCCGGCACTCCATCAGGCCGATGCCCTCGCCTTTCTCGAGCAGAGCGAGCAGCAGTACGACCTCATCCTGCTCGATCTCTTCAGTCAGGATGGCAACCCGCTGCTGCTGTTTCAGGAGCGGCTCTACCGGGCGCTGGCCCCCCGCCTGACCGGCCCCCTGGTCATCAACCTGCTGCCGCGCACCGAACTGGAGCTAACCCACGCCCTGACGCTGATCGAGCAGTGGATTGGCCCGGCTACCCCCTATCCGGTCGCTGGGCTTATCAACGTGATCGTCCACGTCACACCGCGGGACGAAACATCCTCAGACCTGTAG
- the dtd gene encoding D-aminoacyl-tRNA deacylase, with amino-acid sequence MIALIQRVSEASVTVEGEVTGAIGQGLLVLLGVEQGDDEAKADKLLHRVSGYRIFPDQEGKMNLNVSQIGGSLLVVSQFTLAADTKRGMRPSFSCGAHPSEAERLYDYFVAKAAASGIPAATGRFAADMKVALVNEGPTTFWLQV; translated from the coding sequence GTGATTGCACTGATTCAGCGGGTCTCCGAGGCCAGCGTGACTGTCGAGGGGGAGGTGACCGGCGCCATCGGTCAGGGATTGCTGGTACTGCTCGGGGTAGAGCAGGGGGATGACGAGGCCAAGGCCGACAAGTTGCTGCATCGGGTCAGTGGTTATCGCATCTTTCCGGATCAGGAGGGCAAGATGAACCTCAATGTCAGCCAGATCGGCGGCAGTCTACTGGTGGTCTCCCAATTCACGCTGGCGGCGGATACCAAGCGAGGGATGCGCCCCAGCTTCTCCTGCGGTGCTCACCCGAGCGAGGCCGAGCGGCTCTATGACTACTTCGTGGCCAAGGCCGCCGCCAGCGGCATCCCGGCCGCAACCGGGCGTTTTGCCGCCGACATGAAGGTGGCGCTGGTCAACGAGGGACCAACGACCTTTTGGCTACAGGTCTGA
- a CDS encoding AsmA family protein encodes MNSWLRGLLYTFAFLLLFVWVALGLFDAERAKGPIASWISQQTGVPVTIGRLVFNPLHPYTLLAEQVRYGDAVSLDKIYLEVESIDWLSRDVRIAHLDLIRPAIKLPLPNQLPSLPVHSLTISDSTIDRLSLESPELTLRGLNATLSDWELIDPKRQPQANLSLNIGQLETPQFTFARLNLQGRLEGEVLRTDKLVTNLFDGLLETGMVLDWPARTLQLHDLKARGMRVELGDLTQQGFPQRFPLQSVSLDRGQLDGVSLNDINQELSFNNFSGQLTAFNWQAGSQPTGYLSGTLGDMGRGLFQLEEIKGKLAFSPQQIDGELQGKAYEGEFNVELSLDSQQQKLTLKDVALSGMDISLPQGWWQDWQSWRPQQVDIRKLAFDKLKVLSFDDTLPLSLTGWQLYLSDLALRDNQPGPLLGRARIESKWFELVWDGLSARNGELYGELTPSSWQLGKLTSSLPDEGSLSLSGQWGREPGQSSRLQLQATKLDLQQWGKLFHSPVSFAGKADVSADLQAEHGKTAGEWRQTLQGSFALDADEPFWDKVKIDPLLDEWFKGATPPTLTPEQLWQAMQEGDTPFYRIKLQGKIDKGQLQVEQAGASTITHLLALQGGIDLVNEQWQLDLGILNGNRCAELLGQWRGPLTEPTLAWSFPQKQDSCGWEVGVRYPPQGNSAPLWRPAPATKAQNQAQVQTQAGQTSDSQQG; translated from the coding sequence ATGAATTCCTGGCTACGCGGCCTGCTCTACACCTTCGCCTTCCTGCTGCTGTTTGTCTGGGTTGCCCTCGGCCTGTTCGACGCCGAGCGCGCCAAAGGCCCCATCGCCAGCTGGATCAGCCAGCAGACCGGCGTGCCGGTCACCATAGGGCGACTGGTGTTCAACCCGCTGCACCCCTACACCCTGCTGGCGGAGCAGGTGCGTTACGGCGATGCGGTCTCCCTAGACAAGATCTATCTGGAGGTCGAGAGCATCGACTGGCTGAGCCGCGACGTGCGCATCGCCCATCTCGATCTCATTCGCCCCGCCATCAAGCTGCCGCTGCCCAACCAGCTACCTAGCCTGCCGGTGCACTCCCTCACCATCAGCGACAGCACCATAGACAGGCTCAGTCTGGAGAGCCCCGAGCTGACCCTGCGTGGACTCAATGCCACCCTGAGTGACTGGGAGCTGATCGACCCGAAACGGCAACCACAGGCCAACCTGAGCCTCAATATCGGCCAGCTGGAGACTCCGCAGTTCACCTTCGCCCGTCTCAACCTGCAAGGACGGCTGGAAGGAGAAGTGCTGCGCACCGACAAGCTGGTGACCAACCTGTTTGACGGTCTGCTGGAGACCGGCATGGTGCTGGACTGGCCCGCTCGCACCCTGCAACTGCATGACCTCAAGGCGCGCGGCATGCGGGTCGAGCTGGGGGATCTGACACAGCAAGGCTTCCCGCAGCGCTTCCCGTTGCAAAGCGTATCGCTGGATCGTGGTCAGCTGGACGGCGTCAGCCTCAACGACATCAATCAAGAACTCTCCTTCAACAACTTCAGCGGCCAGCTCACCGCCTTCAACTGGCAGGCGGGCAGCCAGCCCACCGGCTATCTGAGCGGCACCCTGGGCGACATGGGCCGTGGCCTGTTCCAGCTGGAGGAGATCAAGGGCAAGCTCGCCTTCTCGCCCCAGCAGATCGACGGCGAACTGCAGGGCAAGGCCTATGAAGGGGAGTTCAATGTCGAGCTCTCCCTCGATAGCCAGCAGCAGAAGCTGACCCTGAAAGACGTGGCGCTGAGCGGCATGGATATCAGCCTGCCGCAAGGGTGGTGGCAGGATTGGCAGAGCTGGCGCCCGCAGCAGGTCGATATCCGCAAGCTGGCGTTCGACAAGCTCAAGGTGCTCTCCTTCGACGATACCCTGCCCCTGTCGCTGACCGGCTGGCAGCTCTATCTGAGCGATCTCGCCCTGCGCGATAACCAACCCGGCCCGCTGCTCGGCCGTGCTCGTATCGAGAGCAAGTGGTTCGAGCTGGTGTGGGATGGCCTCAGCGCCCGCAACGGCGAACTGTATGGGGAGCTGACCCCCAGCTCCTGGCAACTGGGCAAGCTCACCAGCTCGCTGCCGGATGAGGGCTCCCTCAGCCTGAGTGGCCAGTGGGGCCGCGAACCGGGCCAGAGCAGCCGCCTCCAACTGCAGGCGACCAAGCTGGATCTACAGCAATGGGGCAAGCTATTCCACTCCCCGGTCTCCTTTGCCGGCAAGGCGGACGTGAGCGCCGACCTGCAAGCCGAACACGGCAAAACGGCGGGCGAGTGGCGCCAGACCCTGCAGGGCAGCTTTGCCCTCGATGCCGACGAGCCGTTCTGGGACAAGGTAAAGATAGATCCGCTGCTGGATGAGTGGTTCAAGGGAGCGACCCCGCCCACCCTGACGCCGGAACAGCTGTGGCAGGCGATGCAGGAGGGTGACACCCCCTTCTACCGCATCAAGCTGCAGGGCAAGATCGACAAGGGGCAACTACAAGTCGAGCAGGCTGGCGCCTCCACCATCACCCATCTGCTGGCGCTGCAAGGTGGGATCGATCTGGTCAACGAGCAGTGGCAGCTGGATCTGGGGATCCTCAACGGCAACCGCTGCGCCGAGCTGCTCGGCCAGTGGCGCGGGCCGTTGACGGAACCCACGCTGGCCTGGAGCTTCCCGCAGAAGCAGGACTCTTGCGGCTGGGAAGTGGGAGTACGCTATCCGCCGCAAGGCAACAGCGCCCCGCTCTGGCGACCGGCTCCCGCAACGAAAGCCCAAAACCAGGCCCAAGTGCAGACCCAAGCCGGGCAGACAAGCGACAGCCAACAAGGGTAA
- a CDS encoding bifunctional GNAT family N-acetyltransferase/hotdog fold thioesterase — MYRVVTPQTVAELDAYYQLRWELLRKPFNLPVGSERDEYDTVAIHRLMLAPDGTPIAVGRLFIGGDEAQIRFMALRPEYRGQGLGAKMVEDLEQLARSEKVKRLVMNARQEAVEFYRKCGFLEVGGGPVSFGRIPHRQMIKSLSPLQTIQYRPEWCQDLTTRWSRGVPISEKMGMHISHYDGQTFHLKANLAANFNVHGSMFAGSVYSQCVLAGWGLIWLQLKEEGLVGEPVLAESSIKYHGPVDEEPEARVAREGMPAVLQPLKRGEPATFSLKIQLFSGSKLAAEFCGHYVVQPPRRPGQ, encoded by the coding sequence ATGTACCGGGTAGTCACCCCTCAGACAGTCGCCGAGCTGGATGCCTACTACCAGTTGCGCTGGGAGCTTCTGCGTAAGCCCTTCAATCTGCCCGTCGGTTCCGAGCGGGACGAATACGATACGGTCGCCATTCACCGTCTGATGTTGGCTCCCGATGGTACTCCCATCGCTGTGGGCCGCCTCTTTATCGGCGGTGACGAGGCGCAGATCCGCTTTATGGCGCTGCGTCCCGAATATCGCGGCCAGGGGCTGGGCGCCAAAATGGTGGAGGATCTCGAGCAGCTGGCCCGCAGCGAGAAGGTGAAACGGCTGGTGATGAACGCCCGCCAGGAGGCGGTGGAGTTCTATCGCAAGTGTGGCTTTCTCGAAGTGGGGGGCGGCCCCGTCTCCTTTGGTCGGATTCCCCATCGCCAGATGATCAAATCCCTGAGCCCGTTGCAGACTATCCAGTACCGCCCGGAGTGGTGTCAGGATCTCACCACCCGCTGGTCGCGCGGGGTACCCATCAGTGAGAAGATGGGGATGCACATCAGCCACTACGACGGCCAGACCTTCCACCTCAAGGCCAATCTGGCGGCCAACTTCAACGTGCATGGCAGCATGTTCGCCGGCAGTGTCTACAGCCAGTGCGTGCTGGCAGGCTGGGGGCTGATCTGGTTGCAGCTTAAAGAGGAGGGGCTGGTGGGCGAGCCGGTGCTGGCCGAGAGCTCCATCAAATATCATGGCCCGGTCGATGAGGAGCCGGAGGCGCGAGTAGCCCGCGAGGGGATGCCCGCTGTGCTGCAGCCGCTCAAACGGGGGGAGCCTGCCACCTTCAGCCTCAAGATCCAGCTGTTCAGCGGCAGCAAGCTGGCGGCGGAGTTCTGCGGTCACTATGTGGTGCAGCCGCCCCGCCGTCCGGGCCAGTAA